The DNA sequence TAGAGTTTAATGTATCACTTTCTTTGTTTAATTCTTCTATCTTTCCGAACTGGGCCTTAACAAATTCTGCGGCGCTGTCTGTGGAAGCTGCTAATTCTTCGAGCGAAGCACTGATTTGTTCCATACTGGAGACCTGACTTTGGATCTCAGAGTTCAGAGTATCCATTTCGTTTTTCATCTCTGAAGTATTTTTGTTCAGTGTGGTTGCTTCGTCTGTGATTCTGTCTTTTGTTTTCTCTGCTTCGGCAGTTTTAGCTTCTGCATCGACTGTGGACTTGATCGCTACGTCTGAAACCGAAACTAAAAATTTAACTACCGAAGTTAGGATATGAATTCCTAAAATAAAAAATACGAATCGTATGATCTCGAAAAATACGGAGATCTCGTCGGCTTTATCGGTGTTATATTTAAATTCTACTCCGTTCAACCATGCAAAATAATCCATGGAGAATGTTCCGATCAATGCCAAATATCCGACGATCAAAGTTGTTCTAGGAGAAAGAAGAAGTCCGGAATAGATCATCACAAAAAAATACAACATGATAAAGAATGGCATTTTTAGGTTTCCAACCATCGCCTCTTTGTTGGCTGCATATACTGTGACCGTAATGAAGATCAAGGAATACATCAGAATGTCCAAGAATACGCATAAAGTTACGAAGGAGCCTTTTAGTTTTCCTTTTTTCAGAAGAACGATCTGAGCAACCCCGTATCCGAAGATTGTAAGTTCGATCAAAAAGTTTATAAATGTGCTGTTTTGAGAACTAGTTCCTTGAGAGAATAAAGCTAGAACGTTTACTGCAAGCATTACTATCGAGAATCCGATACGAATCCGATTGATACTAACCGCTCCTTTTTCTGAAAAATTTGTAGTTTGGATGGAGTTTGCCGCCATTATTTTTTGCCTTTTCTAATTCTATCGGAGTGATCCGAATATACGAATGGCCAAGAGGTTTCGGCCAATATTGTTCGACTTCTAAAAACGAAAAAACTACACAGTTGTAATTCGAATAGAAAAAACAAACCTTCGGATTGTTAGCTTATGCAGTTTTTTCATTCCTATTTTTAAACAAAAAGAATGTAAAAGATAATCCAAAACAAGTAATCAGTAAACCCAAAAGGTCTAGCCAGAGAGGTTGAAGGATCTGAATTTTTCCTACAATTGGAGCTGAAAAACCAGGGATCTCAAGTTGGAGTCCGTGCAAAACTATAAGCGGGATCCCATTAAAGACTGCATGGATAATAATAGAATTCCATATTGAATCCGTTTTATAAACCACCCAGGCCATATAGATGCCTAAAATACTGGATCCGATAAATTGCCAAGGATTCAAATGGATCAGCCCAAATAAGAAAGAAGAGAGAAGGAAAGAAGCAGTAACCGAATACTGTTTTAAAAATTTATCCAAGATCACTCCTCTAAACATGAACTCTTCCGTCAGTGGAGCTACTACAGAAAGTAAAATCGCAGATAAAAGTATATTCTGCCCATCGAATAACCCTTGGAATAAGTTTATGATGAAGTCGGGCTTAGGAACTAACATCGAAAACAGATTATCTGCCTCGGAAAGAAGGAATGAAAAACCGATGGCAGTGATCGCGAAACTAATTACTTCTAAAACTTTTGGAGATCGAAGCCTTAAAACTTCAGAATATTCTTTTTTAGAAAATTGAAGTCCGAACCAAATCGCTAGTCCGAAAGAAGCAGAGTTACCGATTGCTGCGATCACCTTCGCATCTAAGTTCAATTTCGTAACGGATTGAAGGATCGCAAACACGATCCCTATTCCGAAACCTGTAACTATAACTAAGAAGCAAAGGCCAAGCGCTCCTAAGAATGGATAATTTTTATTTTGCAAAGTTTAAAAAATCACCTAATAAGATCAGGATCATGCCGGCAATCGTTTGCCATCTAACCAACCGGCAACCCAAGCAAGAAGAACATAACCTACAAGAGCCTGGATAGAAAATTCAGGAATTGTAAGAGGAGGAGGGAAGAATGGGGTGGCGATCGCTAAAACCAAAAGTATTCCGCCAAAGATCTGCATTCCGTATTTTCCACCGAATGTTGGACCGGGCTTAGTCGCTCTAAAATATAAGACCAAACCGATCAATGTAAGAGTTACTTCTGTGGCGATTGAAAGAGTTCTATTATGCCAAAGTCCGAAACCGATCTTAGGACCTGAATCAAATAGGATCGGCAGATCCTTTGTATGCATCGGAAGATCCAGGAAATAATGAGAAAGAACTGTTAAACCGATAAGTCCTGAAATTTTATTCTTTAAAGAATCTGAATATGGTTTGGATCTTAAAAAAACGAATTTAAATATCAGAAAACATAGGATAGACCAACCGATCCCCCCCACTAAACTATGAGTGATCGGCATATAATAAAGATCGAAATTATTTACTTCTGTAAAACCGGGAACGAATCTAATCCCTTCGATCCCGAATAATATAAAGATCATAAACAGAATATCTACGAACTGAACTCCCAAAAAACTCGCCCAAAGAGGAGTTTTAGGTTCCGCTTTTTTAGAAGCGAAAGAAACACTATAATGTCCTATAAACATGAGTTTGCCCCAAGGCCAAAGATCCGGCCGGAGCAAAGGATCTAGGAAATCTAAAAAAAGGCAAGAGGGAATCCGGACGGAGTTCTTTGGAAAAATTAAAATTGGATCGGCTCGTGTTTTTCGCCGTTGATCAGTTTACCTAAAAGTCTGTTTTCTCTATCTATAAATGAATCAATGAATGGTTGTAAATCTTTGATCTTTGAAGATAGATTATAGCCTGCTTCCATAGTATCTACCAAAGAAGTGGCTCCTACCATAGATGCTGCAACTTTGATCGGTGCCATGATGAGTTTTACCATGGGAAGTTTGGAAAGAGAGAAGAAAAACTTTAGAGTATCTCCTACCATTCCGATCTGTGTCCTTCTATCCTCGAATCTGCCTGCTGCACCTAATGCAGCGTAAAGATTTTCTTGAGGGATCACTCCGTTCTCCATGAGATTGTTTTCAATGATCACTTTTGCGGTGTCAAAATCCAAAGAGTCAGTGAGTTTGTTTAGTAGAATAATCTGATGGATATTGTCTGTCATCGCCTTACCGGCGACAGTTTTTAATTTTTCGTACAAACTTTCGAGTGCATTGTCTCTTTCTTCCTTATTGGTGGGAGCGTAGAGATTGTTTTCGAAGAAGCCTGGGATTCCGTCGTATCCCTTAATCGAGGTTAAAAGATCCGAATATGTATGACGCAATCTTTCGATTGTGGATCTGACGACGGCAAGACGAACTGGTTCGAGTTCTTTCAGATCCATTTCTGTTAACAACGAACTTGAGGTTTCACGGTTCCTAGGTCAATTGAAAAAATATAGAAGATCGGCCGACAGAATATGGAAAAAAAATTATTCCTTAGAGACCAAAGCGTTTTCTTTCAAATTACCAGGAAGTTTTTTCATGGATTTTTCAGCGTCTTCTTTGGACGGAAAATTTCCCATACGAACAGTAAAATAACCATTTTTGGTTTTTTTCACGTAGGACTTCCCACCTAAAGACGACTTGAGTTCATCCGCCTTTTCTTTGGTTTTAAATGCAGCTACTTGAACAAAAAAATCGTTATCAGCCTTGTGAACCGTCGCCTTACGAGGAGAAGTGTGAACTGATTTTTTAGATTCCTTTTCTTTCCGGACTAATTTTTTCTCCGGATGAGAAGAAGATGGAGCTTCTACTTCTATCTTAGATGGTTCTTCTTTTTTTGCAGGAGAAACTTCAGATCTTAGATCTACAACTTCCGCACCGGGAGGAAGATTTCTAAATTTAACTTCTTCTTCTTTTTTAATCGTAGAAGTTACGGATGATTCTTCCATCGCTTGGTTCACGGTGGAAGAAGATAAGGATTGTATATTATCTCTATTGGAGTTCAGAGCCAGGTCGTCTTGCACTTGGCCTCTCTTTCTACCTACGGAAACTCCTAAGAAGAAGAATGAAAAAAGAAGTCCCACTAAAAATAGAGAGAGTAGGGAGATCCTTTTATTGTCCAGATTGATGACGTAGAAAATTTTTTCCTTCATTTCATTCTTCCTTTTAACTCAGCGTACAAATATTCGCATTCTTTACGAAGGTCCTGCAAATCCCCTGTGTTCTTAATGGAATAGTCGGCCTTCTTTGCTTTTTCCTGAAGTGAAAGCTGGCTTTTTGCCCTGGCTTCCGCTTCTTCTCTGCTGATCCCGTCCCTTTCGACCGTTCTGTTTAAAGAAACTTCCGGGTCCGAGATCACACAAACCGTTGCGTCACAAAGAGTGTAAGAGTCCGTTTCGAATAGAAGTGGGACTTCCCACAATACCAGGTCACCTTGTTTCAGGCTGCCCAGGACTTCTAAAAACTCCTTACGTATCCTTGGATGGGTCAAAGAGTTTAGGATCTTCAGTTTTTCGGGGCTTCCGAACACCAACTTTGCGATCCTTTTACGATCTATCTTGCCGGACTCATCCAAAATTTCCGGTCCCAGGGAATCGATCAGTTCCTTAGAGATCGGGCTGTCCGGATCCGTATATTTACGTGCAATCTCGTCAGCGCTGATCCTTACTCCGCCCAATTCTTCTAGGATACGGGTCGCAGTGGATTTCCCACCACCGATCATCCCAGTGATCCCGACAAGAAAAGCCCCGTCAGTTCTAAGAGAGGACCGAGTCATTGGGAAAGATTATATGAAAAGGCTTTTTAGTACAAGCTTTTTAACATATAGCTTTATGAGGAATAGGTATGTTGGAACTCCAACGGCGATTGCCCTTTGCAAGGAAGAATAAATCTCTTTCCAAAAGATCTATACTTGATAGAGCAGTAGAATCATGAAATACTTGGAAACTTCTCAAATCATCCCAGCTAAGGGGATGTCCTACACGATGTACGAGATCGAAGGGGAGGACCAGATTTTACGGATGCTTACATATATACCGGACACGGATGAGATACATATATATCCTAAACCGCCGGTGAAAAAATTATATAAGCCCGAACTTTGTAAACAAGTAGAAGATCTGGTATTTACAGAATTATGGAAACTGGGAGAGGAAAGGAAGAACGGATAAGAGGGTTTTGGCTTCGGGCAGAATCGAACTGCCGACACAAGGATTTTCAGTCCTCTGCTCTACCGACTGAGCTACAAAGCCGAACCCAGTACCAAAATACTGAGCAGGGCCTATACGTCAATGGAAAATCCTGATTTAGGCTTCGTCTCCAAATTTGATGATGCGGGGACTGTTCTTGCAAGAGAGAGAATGGTCCGAACACAAATCTCTGAAAGAGGGATCAAGGACCCGAATTTACTTTCTGCATTTCTAAAAGTTCCCAGGCATATTTTCCTTCCTGAACAAACCAGAGAATATTCCTACGAAGACAAAGCAGTTCCGATCGGGGAAGAACAGACTATTTCCCAACCATATATAGTAGCTTATATCGCTAACCAACTCCAGGTAAGATCCGGGGATACAATTTTAGAAATAGGCACAGGTTCCGGATATTTGGCTGCAATTTTGGATTTGCTCGGAGCGAAACTTCTCTCTTTGGAGATCGTTCCTGAATTATATGAAAGATCCTTGGGAGTTTTAGAAAGTTGGTCTCCTGGATTTACGAAAAGAAATAAGATCCTACTCGGAGACGCGTTACTACTTACTAAAACAAAAGGAAAATTTTCCAAGTTTGTATCTTCCGCATGTTTTCCAAAAATTCCGGGACCAGGAAGTTTGGTTTTCGAATCTCTTCCGGAAGAAGGGATCGCAGTTCTTCCGGTAGAATGGAAAGAAGAAGTCCAACTACTTCTTACACTAAAAAAAAGACAGAATCGATTTGAAGAAACGAATCGATTGCCTGTGAAGTTTGTGCCACTCTTGGGAAGAACAGATTTAGTTTAACTCAGATCTCGTGTTTATAACCGAATCTATATTGGGTTCCGCCTAAAACTTGAGGATAGGCGACACTTGGTGCTAAGCCTACAATTCCACCTTCTGAGCTTGGATGAGCGATTCCATATTGAAAGGAAAATAACGTTTCCATTTCCATATAGATATGCCCCTTGTCTGAGATCCTTGCTTGGGCTCCCATGAGCCAGTTCGGAGCGATTCCAGAAACATTAAATTTTGTGTTTTCCCAATTCGCGGAAGGGGCTGTTCCATCTGCAACTAAGCCTAGAACAGTAGTATCCGTAATACCTGCATTTACCAAAAATTCATGTACATCATTCAAACGGTTATGTCCGGCTAAACTCCATCCACCTTTGAAGTAATGAACTCCTGCTCCGATATAAATTGCAGCATCTTCTGAAACGGAAAGTTTGATCCCAACGTTTACTGGAATTTGGATAGCATTATAGTCCCAGGTCATATGATAGAAAGATTGTCCTGCAAATTTCGCTTCAGTATCTCCGCCCATGATTTTGCGAGTATAATGTGCATTTATTCTCCAGAAGAAAGCTTTTCCAAAATCGCTCTCATATCCTAAGGAAAGAGTAAGCCCGGTCATTGCGCCGTTTGTTTTAGCACTGATCAAACCAGCGGAAGAATGTTGTAATGTAAGTAGACGATTTTCCGGAATGACGGCAAGTCGAGGAAGTGCTCCTGGAGTTCCATCCGTCGCAGTAGCTTTGTAATTAGTGGAAGAATCCAAACCATCAGTGGAGATAGTGCCTCCTAAATCCCCCAAATCAAATTGTAGTCCTGCACTACCCATCACATATGATTTTGCGTTTAAATAGATTCCAGGTATTAGGAATAGAAGGATCAGAAATATTCTGCTGGTG is a window from the Leptospira andrefontaineae genome containing:
- a CDS encoding methyl-accepting chemotaxis protein, translating into MAANSIQTTNFSEKGAVSINRIRIGFSIVMLAVNVLALFSQGTSSQNSTFINFLIELTIFGYGVAQIVLLKKGKLKGSFVTLCVFLDILMYSLIFITVTVYAANKEAMVGNLKMPFFIMLYFFVMIYSGLLLSPRTTLIVGYLALIGTFSMDYFAWLNGVEFKYNTDKADEISVFFEIIRFVFFILGIHILTSVVKFLVSVSDVAIKSTVDAEAKTAEAEKTKDRITDEATTLNKNTSEMKNEMDTLNSEIQSQVSSMEQISASLEELAASTDSAAEFVKAQFGKIEELNKESDTLNSILKDVRISTDSLSKTTEESKGYSKDVSGAMEVLGNNFGEVSKSFQKVQDVNDIMREIADRTNLLALNASIEAARAGEHGKGFAVVAQEVAKLADSASENAATISKIIGEAAKLITNGNTAAEETKRKVSVQESGFTSVVDNLNQLRSRVENQGKIHESFLKSFRELFDLSRQIESIASEQKNGTKEVVQALSSIEQSSNIISEGSNRMRASLEELSEQSKRLVVQ
- a CDS encoding CPBP family intramembrane glutamic endopeptidase; translation: MQNKNYPFLGALGLCFLVIVTGFGIGIVFAILQSVTKLNLDAKVIAAIGNSASFGLAIWFGLQFSKKEYSEVLRLRSPKVLEVISFAITAIGFSFLLSEADNLFSMLVPKPDFIINLFQGLFDGQNILLSAILLSVVAPLTEEFMFRGVILDKFLKQYSVTASFLLSSFLFGLIHLNPWQFIGSSILGIYMAWVVYKTDSIWNSIIIHAVFNGIPLIVLHGLQLEIPGFSAPIVGKIQILQPLWLDLLGLLITCFGLSFTFFLFKNRNEKTA
- a CDS encoding FFLEELY motif protein — protein: MDLKELEPVRLAVVRSTIERLRHTYSDLLTSIKGYDGIPGFFENNLYAPTNKEERDNALESLYEKLKTVAGKAMTDNIHQIILLNKLTDSLDFDTAKVIIENNLMENGVIPQENLYAALGAAGRFEDRRTQIGMVGDTLKFFFSLSKLPMVKLIMAPIKVAASMVGATSLVDTMEAGYNLSSKIKDLQPFIDSFIDRENRLLGKLINGEKHEPIQF
- a CDS encoding SPOR domain-containing protein → MKEKIFYVINLDNKRISLLSLFLVGLLFSFFFLGVSVGRKRGQVQDDLALNSNRDNIQSLSSSTVNQAMEESSVTSTIKKEEEVKFRNLPPGAEVVDLRSEVSPAKKEEPSKIEVEAPSSSHPEKKLVRKEKESKKSVHTSPRKATVHKADNDFFVQVAAFKTKEKADELKSSLGGKSYVKKTKNGYFTVRMGNFPSKEDAEKSMKKLPGNLKENALVSKE
- the coaE gene encoding dephospho-CoA kinase (Dephospho-CoA kinase (CoaE) performs the final step in coenzyme A biosynthesis.), producing MTRSSLRTDGAFLVGITGMIGGGKSTATRILEELGGVRISADEIARKYTDPDSPISKELIDSLGPEILDESGKIDRKRIAKLVFGSPEKLKILNSLTHPRIRKEFLEVLGSLKQGDLVLWEVPLLFETDSYTLCDATVCVISDPEVSLNRTVERDGISREEAEARAKSQLSLQEKAKKADYSIKNTGDLQDLRKECEYLYAELKGRMK
- a CDS encoding protein-L-isoaspartate O-methyltransferase family protein yields the protein MENPDLGFVSKFDDAGTVLARERMVRTQISERGIKDPNLLSAFLKVPRHIFLPEQTREYSYEDKAVPIGEEQTISQPYIVAYIANQLQVRSGDTILEIGTGSGYLAAILDLLGAKLLSLEIVPELYERSLGVLESWSPGFTKRNKILLGDALLLTKTKGKFSKFVSSACFPKIPGPGSLVFESLPEEGIAVLPVEWKEEVQLLLTLKKRQNRFEETNRLPVKFVPLLGRTDLV
- a CDS encoding porin OmpL1; translated protein: MIQTTSRIFLILLFLIPGIYLNAKSYVMGSAGLQFDLGDLGGTISTDGLDSSTNYKATATDGTPGALPRLAVIPENRLLTLQHSSAGLISAKTNGAMTGLTLSLGYESDFGKAFFWRINAHYTRKIMGGDTEAKFAGQSFYHMTWDYNAIQIPVNVGIKLSVSEDAAIYIGAGVHYFKGGWSLAGHNRLNDVHEFLVNAGITDTTVLGLVADGTAPSANWENTKFNVSGIAPNWLMGAQARISDKGHIYMEMETLFSFQYGIAHPSSEGGIVGLAPSVAYPQVLGGTQYRFGYKHEI